The segment GCTTCCATCAGGTACATGTCGCAGAAGCAGGTGGTGCCGGTGCGCAGCATTTCTGCACAGCCCAGCAGAGCCCCCAGCCGGACCAGCTCCGGGGTGAGTTTCTGCTCGACAGGGAAAATGTGTTTGGTCAGCCAGTCCATGAGTGGCAGGTCGTCGGCCAGTCCCCGAAGCAAGGTCATGGACACGTGAGTATGCGCATTGATCAAGCCCGGCATGACAAGGCTAGGCCCCAGGTCCAGGTGGGATGCGGGAGTAAATGAGCCTTGCAGTTCAGTCTTGGGACCAACGGCGGTGATGGTTCCATTTGTGATGGCAATGGCGGCGTCATTGATGGTTGTACGGGCCATGTCCTGAGTCATCAGAACGTCGCAGGTGAGTAGGGTATCACAAGGTGTGGGCATGCTGGCTCCAGGGAGGGCTTGTTTGCGGTAAGGGTCTGAAGTATGTAATGGAAGTCCCGGTCATTCGCAAGACAGCTATGGTGCTTCCCGCCTGTGTTTCGTAAAGATACCGGATTGTCCCCGGAAAGATTTTTGATGCTGAGGAGTTTGTCTTGATTTCTGATTTTTCCCTTGTCGATACTGCGGCGCTCCTGATTCATGGGTTCGGTGGGGAGCCGTTTGAAATGCTGGGGCTGGCAGAAGCACTCGAATCCTTTGGGTGCAAGGTGTCAGTGCCCCTGCTACCGGGGCATGGAACCAGTATTGCGGATTGGCGGAAATCATCCTTCTCGGACTTGACCATGGCAATGGAACAGGAGTTCGACGCCTTGGTCCAAAGCCATGAGCGTGTCCTGGTCTGTGGCCTGTCCATGGGGGGAACCCTGGCCTTGCATCTGGGTATTGTTCGCGAGCCAGCGGGGGTGTTGACCATTGCCGCTCCGGTCCACCTGTTCCAATTCTGGCCGCCCGAGTTTCCTGATTGGCGCATGCCACTTGTTCCGCTGCTCAAGCATATCCGTCCGGTCTGGCCGACAGGATCACCAGATCCCAAGGCCAGGCGGATTGCCCCTTGGAAGGGGTATGAGGAGTATGTGTCTTTGGAGGCGTTGGACAGCTTTTTGGACGGAATGCGGCAGGTGAAGATGGGGCTTTCGAAATTGGAGGCGCCTTTGCTTTGTGTGCACAGTCCCTGTGATCGGACGGTCCCCCTGTCCAGTGCCTATGCCATCATGTCTGGAGTTTCGTCGCTTGAGCGTCGGCTGGAGTTGCTGCCCATTCATGAAACGGTGACCAAACACCATGTGCTGACAACGCATGAGGAAACCCGCGATCGGGTTCAGGAGTTGGTCGAGGGTTTTGCTCTGAAGCAGTTGGCTGAATAAAGAGAAGATGCAGGCAGGTTGCCGTGCAGGAGGGCGGTTTGGAATTTACATGAACATCATGTCGATTTCGAATTTGATTTCCTTGTTTTCCTCTTTGAATTTCTGCTTTTGACGTTCCTGGGCGGCTTCGATGATCTGGAGCAGTTCCGACTCCTGCTCGGAAGTCAGGTCGTGGAGTTCAAGGCCTACGGTCTCCTCCTCGACGCGCATGACTTTGCCCTTCAGGTTTTTGATTTCCGGCTTGGTCCCGACTTCGCCCAGTCTGAGGATATGAATCTTTGCCTTTTGGCCAATCTCGAATGACGTGTCATCCATGGGGTTCAGGCCCAGTGAATTCAGGCTGAGTTCTGTTAGGGCGAAATGATCCTTGTGTCCGACGACCTCGATGAGCAAGTCGGGAACCCAGAAGCGGACGGTGCCGCGTTTATCTTCATCTTCCTTTTCTTTTTGCTTCTTTTTGGCCGCAGCGTCGCTCTGGTCGCTTGAGGTCCATTTCTCTCCGGTCAATCCCTTGTACAACTTGCGGGCGTCAGGGAAATCATCCTGAATCGTCAGGGCTTCCGTGACCCGTTGTTTGGCATCGTCGAGTTGTCCTGTCTTCATCAGGCATTCACTGAGGGCGAAGAAATTTTGCGCGTTGTCGGGCTCGACTCCGATGGCTTTTCTGAACAGGGCGATGGCACTTTTCATGTCACCCTTGTCGCGCAGGGCTGAGGCCGCAGCAGAAAAAGGATTTGGGGCTGAGGCGTCGTACATCCGCAGTTCATTGAATATTTTTTCGGCGGCCGCATGATCTCCGTTTGCCACGAAAACCTTGGCTGCCGTGTTCATGAAAATCGAGAACTGGTCCATGTCCTTCTTGATCTTGCAGGCGTGAGCCAGGCCTTTGTAAGCCTCTGCACACTTGGGGTTGGCCCGTGCCGCCTGGGTGAACAGGGCAAGAGCCCTATCCGCATCATAGTTGTCCAGGCAGTGATACCCCTGCTCCAGAAGTTTCTTCTCGTTTGAAGATGCAGGGGGCGTCGGGGGTTTGGAAAGGGCGTTTTTGAGTTTGGTCAGCAGTGTTGCCGCATCGAAAGGCTTGATCAGGAATTCCGAAGCACCGGCCTTCATGTGCGCGGCAACGATCTTGGGGTCCTTCTTGGATGACATGATTAACACTGGGAGCTTGGCTACGCCCTGGGTGGAGCGGATTTTCTTCAGCAGATGGATGCCGAATTTATCGCCCACTACGGCTTCGCAGATCAGTAGGCCTACTTTTTGTCTGGCAATGGATTTCCAGGCACCGAGCAGGTCCCCGGTAGCGGAAACGTTTGTAAAACCAATTTTGCCAAGGGCAGTGGCGATGGCTTTTTGCACGGATTCGTTTTGCTCAACGATCAGCACATGAATATTTTTAATTGAAGCCATGGTCGTGCCCCGTTTGGAATCACATCAGTCGATCGTTGCCTTTGGACAGAAGTACTGCTCTTCGTTCCGGGGCGCTCCCGAGACGGTTCAGGGCCAATGTCATCTCATGTTTCAGACGGGCTCGCAACGCAGTCTGAGTCTGCAGAGGGATCTTCGACAATCGTTTTTCACGTTCGCGGAAGACTTCCTTGAGCAGTGTTACAACATAATCCTTGCCGGGATGCCCCTTTGCTCGGCTGTTGGCCTTGATGAAAATGGATGCTCCACCGCTTGGGCCGTGTTGTACTGCCGTGCTCCAGAGGACCTCGCGAACCACTGGAGGGTGTGAGTCCAGGTCCAGCCCGGCACGCATTTTTACCTCATTCAAGGTGGGAGAATAATAGTAGTTGTGGATGAAGTCATCCTGAAGTTTTTCAAAAAGCTTCGGGTGTTCTGATGCGATGTTCTTCCAGGTTCTGGGCATTGTGCCCAAAGTCCCGCCCGTATTGGATCGCCCGGCAATTTTCAGACGCTGGGCCCAGGAGGGAGCACGTTTTTCCAGATAGGTGATGAAATTACGCATGGCCCCTTTGCGGCTCGAGATCTGGTATTTTCCGTAGGAGGTTCCCCCCTTGACGTCATAGCCAATGGCGAAGATGCCGCGAACACCAGATTCGAACAGGGCGCAGAGGCTCCCCAGTCTGTTGCGTCGAGATTCTGCAGAGCGAATCTTGTCGAGACGGGACATGGGCGGGGCAATGGCGCTGCTGGGCAGGCTGGCCAGTGAGGCGTGTGCCATTTTTGGGCTTTTCAGGCGTGCGAACAGGCCGGACAAACGGGTCCTGCGAGTTGCCGTTGCCTGAAAAGCGGCACGGTCCAGGGGATGAACGGCTTCAGGATCCACCGGCATGCGCAGAGTTGAACGGTCTACACTGAGCCTGACACTGTCAAAGGGGACAGCTGGCTCCTGATGGGATGGGGTCACGTTCAGTGTGAGGAGCTGGTGCTGGAATTCTTCAAAAATTTCAGATGGTTCGTAAAATATCGAGAGTGAGTCGGGATCACTGAAAAAAACAGCAGTGCTGCCTGTGATGCGTAGCGGGGAGAGGTGGGTCATGAACGCCGAGGGCAAGGCTGCAAGGATGACTTCACGTGCATCGGCGATTTCATCCGGGTCCCAGATCGCCATGAGTCCTGATGACGATTTCTTGGGTTGAATGGCGATGTCGCCGGGCAAGAATGTCTTGAGAAAAAAGACTTCCAGAGCAAAGACCAGAAAAAGATAGGCCAACAACGCAACTGGGAATCGCGCTTTGGCGGGCAGAATGAATTCGGCACAGCGTTTGGAACTGATGATGATTTCTGCCGTGGCAAGTCGCAGAGCTCGGCTCAATTGCGAGACTATTGGAGCGCATGCGGCTTGGGCCAGACGCAGCTTTTGAGCCTGGATCATGCTGAGGGTGTGGTTATAAGAAATTCTCCAGCCCTGGCGCAATGTGGCCGGGACAGTGAATTTCCAGAAACCACTGGTGAACGGTCTATTCAAATCCATCCTTGAGCAGCCTCAAGTCTTCGGTGCATTACGGCGTGTGGTCATCCTCAGCATAAAAAAGGAACTGGAATTGTCGGAAAAATGCCGCCGCATGAAGTTCTGCTGCAAAATTGCAATAAATATACCTCATTTGCCGGTGGTCGGCAATCAGCAGTCTGCTACGCTAAATGCAGCCTTAGGGAGCGGGTGTCGGCTGAATGCGAATTAGGATTTGATCGCTCCCTGGGCGCTTGCGCAGGATAAGGACAGTATCGGGCGAAAGATTGGCTGAGGACGGCTCGGCCATGTCAAATTCGGTGCGTTGCAAACGGATGGGAATCACGTCTGCCCCGGCCACGGCCATGAGCGATATGTATGAGTCATTGTTTGTTATGTGATCAGCCCAGCGCTGTGCGCAATTCCAGTTTGTCTGCAACTGCTCGCTAATCCCCTTGGCGTCGGTATAAGGGGCAATGAATCCTGCATGATTGAAGGGAAACTGAAAGATATGGGACAGGGAGACCCGCAATTCGGGAGCCTCTGAGTTCATCAGCGCTGCGGCATGGCGCAGATTTTCTTGCGCCGATTCAACCCGTGCAGGATGTAACTCTGCGCAGGGGACCGTTGCCGCAGATTCGATACGGTTCCATAGGATGTACGACAGCACCAAACCAGCGAGAAATAGCACCGCCGCTCCCAAGAGCGCCAGCAACCATCCGCGCATTGCCGCGTCGTGCTCAGCCATCAGTCTCTCCCGTCCGAGTCAGGACCCGCCGGTTCCGCCTAGTCAGCCTTGGAAGGCCATTTTTTTGGGTCATCCTTGAACAGTTTGTAGTTGACGGAGTCCACCAATGCTTCCCAACTGGCATGGATGACGTCGTAGGACACACCCACTGTGGTCCAGCGGGAATCCTTGTCTGCGGATTCGATGAGGACTCGGACATTGGAAGCGGTGCCGCCAGTGTCGCGGGTGGTCCCGGACAGGACTCGCACCTTGAAGTCGTCCAGGCGCATTTCCTTCAGACATGGATAGAACGGATACAGTGCCTTTCTGAGCGCTTGGTCAAGGGAGTTGACCTGACCCATGCCCGAAGCGGCAGTATGCTCGATCTTTCCGCCAACCTTGAGCCTTACGGTCGCCTCGATGAAGGCTTCTCCATTTTTGCGCATGGCATCCATCACGCTGAAATTCATGAGCTTGAAGTACTGTTTGGACCAGCCCATGGCACGGAAGAACATCAATTCGAAAGAGGCTTCGGCAGAAGAATATTCATAACCGATGCTTTCGCGTTCCTTGATTTCGGTCAGCAGGTCCAGCACGGCAGAATCGTTCTTGTCCAAGTCGTAGCCGTATTTTTTGGCCATGAACAGGATGTTGCTGCGTCCCGACAGGTCAGAAAGCAGAATGCGCTGGTGGTTACCGACGCCCTCGGGCACGATGTGTTCATAAGTCAGGGCATTGCGCATCACTGCCGAAACATGGACTCCGCCCTTGTGGGCGAAGGCCGAGCGTCCAACATAGGGCTGGCGCAGGAAGGGGCGCAGGTTGCAGGTCTCGGAAACGAAGTTGCTGATGGTGGTCAGCTGTTGCAGTTTGCCTTCGGGCAGGCACTGGTATTGACCATCAAATTTCAGTTCCAGATTGGGAATGATGGAGCAGAGATTGGCATTGCCGCAGCGTTCTCCATAGCCATTGATTGTGCCCTGAATCTGTTCTGCACCCTGCAGGACGGCCTGGATGGAGTTGGCTACAGCCATTTCGGAATCGTTGTGGGTGTGGATGCCGAAACGGGCGTCGCCGAGTTCCTTTTTCAGGTCAGCGATGATGTCACTGATCTCCTGGGGCATGGTTCCGCCGTTGGTGTCGCACAGCACCAACACATCAGCACCGGCTTCATGGGCCTTCTTGAGGGTCGCAAGGGCATAGTCCCGGTTGGCCTTGTATCCGTCGAAGAAGTGTTCGGCGTCGTAGAAAATTTCGGAGAATTTGGGGCGCAGGTAAGCCAGGGAATCGTGGATCAGTTCAAGATTGCGTTCCAGAGGCACACGAAGGGCCTCGCGGACATGCAGGTCCCAGGTCTTGCCGAACAGGGTCACGACATCCGGGGCGGCGTCGATGAGCATGTTCAGGTTCTTGTCGTTCTCGGCGTTGTTCTTGGCCGCATGCGTGCTGCCAAAGGCTGCAATCTTGGAATGATTGAGTTGGTGTTTCTTGATCTCGGCGAAAAAAGCCCTGTCCGTTTTATTGGAACCGGGCCAGCCGCCTTCGATATAGTCAACACCCAATTCATCGAGCTTGAGCGCGATGCGTATCTTGTCCGGAGACGAAAGGTTGATTTCGTCCGCCTGGGTGCCATCTCTTAATGTGGTGTCGTAGATGGATATTTTCTTCATGTGCAGACGTGTCCTTCCTTATCGAGTTCGAAGGTGTCATGCAGAGTGCCCACGGCAAGCTCCGTGTATTTCTCTTCAATCAAGCAGGTGACCTTGATCTCCGAAGTCGAGATCATGAGGATATTGATGCCTTCCTTGCACAGGGATTCGAACATGCGTGACGCAACACCGGAATGGCTGCGCATGCCCACGCCGATGACCGAAACCTTGGAGACCCGCTCATCAATGAGGACTTCGGAAGCTTTGATGTCGCTTTCGATGCGGTTGATGATCTCCTGGGTTTTTTCCAGGTCGTTTCTGGGCACGGTGAAGGTCATGTCCGTGGTTTTGCCGTCACGTGAGGTGTTCTGGATGATCATGTCGACCACAATTCCGGCATCGGCCAATGGCAGGAAGATGGCAGAGGCCACTCCGGGCCGGTCCTCAACGTCGCAGACAGTGACGCGAATCTGATCCTTGTCGTAGGCAATGCCCGAAACCAGTACGGCTTCCATGCTTTCATCCTCCTGGGTCACGAATGTACCGTTACAGTCCGAGAAGGTCGAACGGACATGGACGGTCATATTATATTTTTTGGCAAATTCAACGGAACGAATCTGGAGTACCTTGGCTCCCATGCTGGCCATCTCCAGCATCTCGTCATACGAGATTTTTGGGATTTTGCGAGCCGTGGAACAAAGGTTCGGGTCTGTGGTGTAGACGCCTTCAACAT is part of the Desulfovibrio ferrophilus genome and harbors:
- a CDS encoding alpha/beta hydrolase, coding for MISDFSLVDTAALLIHGFGGEPFEMLGLAEALESFGCKVSVPLLPGHGTSIADWRKSSFSDLTMAMEQEFDALVQSHERVLVCGLSMGGTLALHLGIVREPAGVLTIAAPVHLFQFWPPEFPDWRMPLVPLLKHIRPVWPTGSPDPKARRIAPWKGYEEYVSLEALDSFLDGMRQVKMGLSKLEAPLLCVHSPCDRTVPLSSAYAIMSGVSSLERRLELLPIHETVTKHHVLTTHEETRDRVQELVEGFALKQLAE
- a CDS encoding response regulator; amino-acid sequence: MASIKNIHVLIVEQNESVQKAIATALGKIGFTNVSATGDLLGAWKSIARQKVGLLICEAVVGDKFGIHLLKKIRSTQGVAKLPVLIMSSKKDPKIVAAHMKAGASEFLIKPFDAATLLTKLKNALSKPPTPPASSNEKKLLEQGYHCLDNYDADRALALFTQAARANPKCAEAYKGLAHACKIKKDMDQFSIFMNTAAKVFVANGDHAAAEKIFNELRMYDASAPNPFSAAASALRDKGDMKSAIALFRKAIGVEPDNAQNFFALSECLMKTGQLDDAKQRVTEALTIQDDFPDARKLYKGLTGEKWTSSDQSDAAAKKKQKEKEDEDKRGTVRFWVPDLLIEVVGHKDHFALTELSLNSLGLNPMDDTSFEIGQKAKIHILRLGEVGTKPEIKNLKGKVMRVEEETVGLELHDLTSEQESELLQIIEAAQERQKQKFKEENKEIKFEIDMMFM
- the cimA gene encoding citramalate synthase, whose protein sequence is MKKISIYDTTLRDGTQADEINLSSPDKIRIALKLDELGVDYIEGGWPGSNKTDRAFFAEIKKHQLNHSKIAAFGSTHAAKNNAENDKNLNMLIDAAPDVVTLFGKTWDLHVREALRVPLERNLELIHDSLAYLRPKFSEIFYDAEHFFDGYKANRDYALATLKKAHEAGADVLVLCDTNGGTMPQEISDIIADLKKELGDARFGIHTHNDSEMAVANSIQAVLQGAEQIQGTINGYGERCGNANLCSIIPNLELKFDGQYQCLPEGKLQQLTTISNFVSETCNLRPFLRQPYVGRSAFAHKGGVHVSAVMRNALTYEHIVPEGVGNHQRILLSDLSGRSNILFMAKKYGYDLDKNDSAVLDLLTEIKERESIGYEYSSAEASFELMFFRAMGWSKQYFKLMNFSVMDAMRKNGEAFIEATVRLKVGGKIEHTAASGMGQVNSLDQALRKALYPFYPCLKEMRLDDFKVRVLSGTTRDTGGTASNVRVLIESADKDSRWTTVGVSYDVIHASWEALVDSVNYKLFKDDPKKWPSKAD
- a CDS encoding aspartate kinase, yielding MGIIVQKFGGTSVANLECMQQVLAKVTSAHCDGANKVVVVLSAMSGETNRLIDLASQWSTRPDSAEMDSLVSTGEQVSVALFSMLLKDAGYNARSILGHQAEIKTDSKFGRARILDINSDRLKSYLEEYDILVVAGFQGINCDGRITTLGRGGSDTSAVALAVAVDADVCEIFTDVEGVYTTDPNLCSTARKIPKISYDEMLEMASMGAKVLQIRSVEFAKKYNMTVHVRSTFSDCNGTFVTQEDESMEAVLVSGIAYDKDQIRVTVCDVEDRPGVASAIFLPLADAGIVVDMIIQNTSRDGKTTDMTFTVPRNDLEKTQEIINRIESDIKASEVLIDERVSKVSVIGVGMRSHSGVASRMFESLCKEGINILMISTSEIKVTCLIEEKYTELAVGTLHDTFELDKEGHVCT